DNA from Balaenoptera musculus isolate JJ_BM4_2016_0621 chromosome 4, mBalMus1.pri.v3, whole genome shotgun sequence:
TCCAACACCATGGACTCCCAGATGTTAGCCTCTAGCACCATGGACTCCCAGATGTTAGCAACCAGCTCCATGGACTCCCAGATGTTAGCAACCAGCTCCATGGACTCCCAGATGTTAGCAACCAGCTCCATGGACTCCCAGATGTTAGCAACCAGCTCCATGGACTCCCAGATGTTAGCAACCAGCTCCATGGACTCCCAGATGTTAGCAACCAGCTCCATGGACTCCCAGATGTTAGCAACCAGCTCCATGGACTCCCAGATGTTAGCAACCAGCTCCATGGACTCCCAGATGTTAGCAACCAGCACCATGGACTCCCAGATGTTAGCCACTAGCTCTATGGATTCCCAGATGTTAGCATCTGGCACTATGGACTCTCAGATGTTAGCTTCCGGCACCATGGATGCTCAGATGTTAGCGTCTGGTACCATGGATGCTCAGATGTTAGCATCTAGTACCCAAGATTCTGCTATGTTGGGTTCAAAATCTCCTGATCCCTACAGGTTAGCTCAGGATCCTTACAGGTTAGCTCAAGATCCCTATAGGTTAGGTCATGACCCTTACAGGCTAGGTCATGATGCCTACAGGTTAGGGCAAGACCCCTATAGATTAGGCCATGATCCCTACAGACTAACTCCTGATCCCTATAGGATGTCAGCTAGACCTTATAGGATAGCACCCAGGTCCTATAGAATAGCTCCCAGGCCATATAGGTTAGCACCTAGACCCCTGATGTTAGCATCTAGACGTTCTATGATGATGTCCTATGCTGCAGAACGTTCCATGATGTCATCTTACGAACGCTCTATGATGTCTTATGAGCGGTCTATGATGTCCCCTATGGCTGAACGCTCTATGATGTCAGCCTATGAGCGCTCTATGATGTCAGCTTATGAGCGCTCTATGATGTCCCCTATGGCTGAGCGCTCTATGATGTCAGCTTATGAACGCTCTATGATGTCAGCTTACGAGCGCTCCATGATGTCCCCGATGGCTGACCGATCTATGATGTCCATGGGTGCTGACCGGTCTATGATGTCGTCATACTCTGCTGCTGACCGGTCTATGATGTCATCGTACTCTGCAGCTGATCGATCTATGATGTCATCTTATACTGCTGATCGTTCAATGATGTCTATGGCAGCTGATTCTTACACCGATTCTTATACTGATACATATACGGAGGCATATATGGTGCCACCTTTGCCTCCTGAAGAGCCTCCAACAATGCCACCATTGCCACCTGAAGAGCCACCAATGACACCGCCATTGCCTCCTGAGGAACCACCAGAGGGTCCAGCATTACCCACTGAGCAGTCAGCATTAACAGCTGAAAATACTTGGCCTACTGAGGTGCCAGCATTACCTCCTGAAGAGTCTGTGTCGCTGCCTGAACCTCCTGTGAGTCAAAGTGAGATTTCAGAGCCTTCGGCAGTGCTTGCTAATTATTCAGTATCAGCATCAGAGCCTTCAATGTTAGCATCAGAGGCTGCCATGACTGTTCCAGAACCACCACTGGAGCCAGAGTCTTTGGTCACGTCAACACCTGTAGAGTCTGCTGCCGTAGCAGAAGAGCATGAAATTGTTCCAGAAAGACCAGTGACTTATATGGTGTCGGAAACTCCCACAACATCAGGTGAACTGACTGTGTTAACATCAGAGCCTTCTGTTATGTCAGAGGCAGCAGAAACTTTTGATTCCATGAGGGCTTCAGGACATGTTGCCTCAGAGGTATCTATGTCCCTGCTGGAGGCAGCAGTACCTATTCCAGAGCCATCACAGAGCACTGTAGATCTGCCAGCCATGGCTGTCTCAGAGCTACCAGCTGTGGCTGTCCTGGAGCAACCAGCTGGAACTGTTTCAGAGCCACCAGCCATGGCTGTTCCAGAGCCACAGGCTGAGGCTGTGCCAGACCCAGTGGCTGTGGCTGTCCAGGACCCACCGGCTGAGGCTGTCCCAGAGCCCCTGGCCTTTTCTGAGCCAGAGCATGTTACCGTTCCTGTGCCAGTTGTTTCTGCCCTGGAGCCTACTGTGCCTGTCCTGGAACCAGCGGTGTCAGTCCTTCAACCTAACTTGATTGTTTCAGAACCATCTATTTGTGTCCAAGAATCCACTGTGACAATTTCAGAGCCTCCTGTCACTGTCTCAGAGCCGACTCAAGTAATAGCAACTGAGATGGTTTTAGAGTCTACACCAATAATACTGGAGTCTAATGTTATAAAAGGAATGAATTTACTATCTGGCGATCAAAATCTTGCTCCAGAGATTGGCATGCAGGAGATTCCCATGCATTCAGACGAAGAGCCATATGCTGAAGGACACCTGAAGAATGACTCTTATGAAACTGAAAATGATATGAATATAGACCTTAATATAAATAATCACTTAATTGCTAAAGAGATGGAACATAACACAGTGTCTGCTGCCAGCACTGGTGCTGTTGGTGAAACTGGTGAAGAGAAAATTTTGCCCACCAATGAGACTAAACAATGCACAGTATTGGATATCTGCCCTAGTGTTAGTGAAACTGATGTAGGAGGGACTCTGTCTTCTACTGGTCCCCTTGCTCTTGAACCTGATGCAGTGGGAACTGGTAAGGGTCTTGAATTTGCCACAGCATCTGCTCTCAGTTCAGTTAGTAAATATGATGTTGAAGTATCATTAACTACTCAAGATACTGAACATGACATGGTAATTTCCACCAGCCCCAGTGGTGGTAGTGAAGCTGACATAGAGGGACCTTTACCTGCTAAAGACATCCATCCTGATATACCATCTACTAATAACTTTGTCAGTAAGGATGCAGAAGGATCATTACCTATGCTGGAGAGTGACCAGACATTAGCAGTGGCTCTCAGTCCTAAAGAAAGTAGTGGAGAAGATAAAGAAGTACCTCTCCCTACTAAAGAGATACTGTCTGATTCAGGATTTTCTGCCAACATTGATGATATTAATGAAGCTGATTTAGTGAGACCATTACTTCCTAAGGACATGGAACGTCTTACAAGCCTTAGAGCTGGTATTGAAGGACCTTTACTTGCAAGTGAAGTTGAACGGGATAAATCTGCTGCCAGTCCAGTTGTAATTAGTATACCGGAAAGAGCTTCAGAGTCGTCTTCAGAGGAAAAAGATGATTATGAAATTTTTGTAAAAGTTAAGGACACacatgaaaaaagcaagaaaaataagaacCGTGACAAaggtgagaaagagaagaaaagggactcTTCGTTAAGATCTCGAAGTAAGCGTTCCAAGTCTTCTGAACACAAATCGCGAAAGCGCACCAGTGAGTCTCGTTCTAGGGCAAGGAAGAGATCATCTAAGTCCAAGTCTCATCGCTCTCAAACACGTTCACGGTCACGATCAAGACGCAGAAGGAGGAGCAGCAGGTCAAGATCAAAGTCTAGAGGAAGGCGATCTGTATCAAAAGAGAAGCGCAAAAGATCCCCAAAGCACAGATCCAAGtccagggaaagaaaaagaaaaagatcaagcTCCAGGGATAACCGGAAAACAGGTAGAGCTCGGAGTCGCACCCCAAGCCGTCGGAGCCGGAGTCACACTCCGAGTCGTCGAAGAAGATCTAGATCTGGGGGAAGAAGGAGCTTTAGCATCTCCCCGAGCCGAAGAAGCCGCACCCCCAGCCGAAGGAGTCGCACCCCGAGCCGACGGAGTCGCACCCCGAGCCGACGGAGCCGCACCCCGAGCCGTCGGAGCCGCACCCCGAGCCGTCGGAGCCGCACCCCGAGCCGTCGGAGAAGATCAAGATCTGTGGTAAGAAGACGAAGCTTCAGTATATCACCAGTCAGATTAAGGCGATCACGAACACCCTTGAGAAGAAGGTTTAGCAGGTCTCCCATCCGCCGTAAACGATCCAGGTCTTCTGAAAGAGGCAGATCACCCAAACGTCTGACGGATTTGAgtgagtcatttaaaaatttaatggtaTTAGAGAATGATTTAAAGCTGAGTTTTTTCTGTGAGTCAAATGGAATATTTGGGGTTATTGGTttaggataaatatttttatctttaaatttttgtaGTTAGGTTAGCTTCTGTTTAGAAAATGTAGGAATAAGTACATTTGTAATTAGCATTTAAAAGACCTGCTTTGGAGTAAATTAGAACCAAGGTATTTCCATACTTGCatgctttctttttgctttaaccATATTCCATAACTAAAAATGGCAAGTAGAAGTCCAGTTAAAGACAAGGCTAGTATCTGCTCAGGTTGTTATTGTATGTATTCCAACATAAATTCTTGCAGATAAGCCTAAaatcaaatgtttcttttttaataagttaCATGTCTTAAACTggcaatacagtattgttataTGTTTGTGAAAATAATTCTGGTTGGTATAATGGGTGATGGAAGTGAGTAGGGAATTTTGCATATGGGGAGTTAAAGTGATATTTCAGTCTGCCTTTTAAAAGatgaagtgttctaatttctcctaattttaaaaagtgtgcagAGGTGATTAAAACTTGATGGATCATGTGTGACTATGTGTAATAATAATGGATAATTTATCATTATCCCAGTGGATTGGACATTTCCAGGTCAGAGTTGTCTAAAGAAAAAGATCTTAACAGAACCCTAAGGGAGAATGCATTcagttcaacaaatgtttctgagttctttttttattcaaagcAGAGGAACAGTATATGAGTGATTACAAGTTAGTACAAGAGACACAGATAAAATGCATATATGTCTCTTTTACCAAATAGTAAAACTGCCATGATTGCTGTAATTACTGGTATAGATTAGGTACTTTGGGAGCACGGTGGAGAGGAATGTTAAGTTCTGACTTAAGACTTGTTACTTTGAAGAGGTGGCAGTTTTGAACTCGGGCTCAAAGAGTGATTTAAAATGTTCTCCGAGATTAGAAGGAAAGTAATTTAAGGGGCATGATAGTTGTGGAAAATAAAGTAGGCTTTGGCAGGTGTGTGTCTTAATGTGTGTGGCAGAGTGATCATTTATAGTTGTGTAGTCTAGCTATTTTGTATAGTGTTTGAATGGTAAGCTAAATGTggacttaattcttttttaaatatggggcatttgttttaaaactttgagCCAAAGAGTGATTTTATCACAGCTATAAGTTAGGGCAGAAAATTGATGCCTTTAATTTTGTTAGCATATGAAACATTAGATAATACAAAATGTACAGCCTTTTAGGAAAACTGcttcttatattttcctcttgcAGATAAGGCTCAGTTACTTGAAATAGCCAAAGCTAATGCAGCTGCCATGTGTGCTAAGGCTGGTGTTCCTTTACCGCCAAACCTAAAGCCTGCACCTCCACCTTCAATAGAAGAGAAAGTTGCTAAAAAATCAGGAGGAGCTACTATAGAAGAACTAACTGAGGTAAGCTAGACAGAATTTGTCATTCTTAAATGGATTATTCCAGTGATGTTGACTCTGGAGCGTGCCAAAACCCGAATTGTGGGCTGAACTGATAATGGCTGGCACCGAGTGGCCAAAACCCGAAATACAGACGTGGCAGCGGCAGAAGCTCTATTTAGCAGGCCATTATCCGGGATGGCTAAGCTCCGCTAGCTAAAAGTTACTTCCCATTACTTTTGCTTTCCAGTTTTAGAAGCCAAACTGACTGAGGAGTGGGACGGTTCGTTTGAATGGAGGAGGTGTTGAGTGAGCAACACGCAGAAGCTCGCCTACAGTTTCGTTTCCATTCACGACGTGTTCACTGATCGCCACGAGTGTACTGCATATACGCAAAGACACAGACAATCTTCAGAAATGATCTTTTGCCACCGGAGCTTGGAAATTAATGAGAATAGCTGGCCATTGCCTGAAAGGAACTTCTTTCGCATCAACATTTCGGGTTTTGGCTGTTTGGTACCAGCCATTGGTGATAATGGCCGGCCATTATCAGTTCTTCCTGCGGTTCGGGTTTTGGCagtaacatatatattttagacacacttatttttgtttttaagaatttgaTCTTTTCaattgaggcttttttttttggtcttttggctttattttattaaaatttgttttttttttggaggacGCTGAAATATTGCTGCTAGGATCCAGAAATACCACATTGTTTCAGATATTGAAACTTGTTATTGGCTAGCCTGATGCCAGCCTGCCACTGTCAATATATTCTGTTCCCCTTGGTTACAAGCTTGGTATATTCTGTGTTTTTGGCTAAATGAGCTTTTTatcctattaaaatattttcaattgataAGGGATATGACGAATTCTACTGCTAGTATAGAGACATGTCCACCCAAATTTACTCTGACCTTTTTATAAAGCCAGGTAATGGAGTCGGTTCCTTTGCTTCTCAAGGCGGAATTGACTTTGCTTTACGTGTCAGACCTTCATCAGTTGCACCCTCCCCATCATGCCTTATATTCCATTCTTGAGTTCTATTCCTTTAGAGACTCAACCTACAAAACATTTATGGAAAGACATGCTATCATCTAACCCAGTTGCAAGTGTTTGAGATTTTATTTAGCCGTACATTTGGGGATCATATAGTTTCTTAATCTGTTTCCTCACTTAGATTTATTACAATatgaattacaattttttttttaagtttaaggaCCTAGTGAAGGCTTCTGTTGCTTGCTTATCAAATCCAAGCTCCTTATCCAAAACCTTGTGAACACTTAGTGTTTCCCTATATATTTTAGCCTCATCTTCAGCCCTTCTAATAAGTTTTTTCTCACCTCTTTACCACTACCTGACTAGGgtgactttcttttcctttccctgctAGTCCTTGTTCTTAACTATGAAAATCTGGCTTAGAACTCTGTGAGGAATAT
Protein-coding regions in this window:
- the SON gene encoding protein SON isoform X2, giving the protein MATNIEQIFRSFVVSKFREIQQELSSGRSEGQLNGETNTPVEGNQAGDAAASARSLPNEEIVQKIEEVLSGVLDTELRYKPDLKEASRKSRCVSVQTDPTDEIPTKKSKKHKKHKNKKKKKKKEKEKKYKRQPEESESKPKSHHDGNVDLESDSFLKFDSEPSEMALEHPVRVFGLSDTSESPALVLEPPVVSMEVLEPHTLEILKPATKTAELSVASTSVVSVQSEQSVAVMLEPSMTKILDSFAAAPVPTTTVVLKSSEPVVTMSVECQMKPVLKSLESTPPEPSKVMLLEPPVAKVLEPSETLVSSETPTEVHPEPSTSTTMDFPESSATEVLRLPEQPVEVPSEIADSSMTRPQEMLELPKTTALELQESSVASAMELPGPPATSMLELQGPPVTPVLELPGPSATPVPELPGPLSTPVPELLGPPATAVPELPGPSVTSVPQLSQELPGLPAPSMGLEPPQEVPEPPVMAQELPGLPVVTAAVELPGQPVVTVAMELTEQPVTTTELEQPVGMTTVEHPGQPEVTTATGLLGQPEAAMVLELPGQPVATTALELPGQSSVTGVPELPGLPSATRALELSGQPVATGALELPGQLMAAGALEFSGQSGAAGALELLGQPLATGVLELPGQPGAPELPGQPVATVALEISVQSVVTTTELSTMTVSQSLEVPSTTALESYNTVAQELPTTLVGETSVTVGVDPLMAQESHMLASNTMETHMLASNTMDSQMLASNTMDSQMLASNTMDSQMLASSTMDSQMLATSSMDSQMLATSSMDSQMLATSSMDSQMLATSSMDSQMLATSSMDSQMLATSSMDSQMLATSSMDSQMLATSSMDSQMLATSTMDSQMLATSSMDSQMLASGTMDSQMLASGTMDAQMLASGTMDAQMLASSTQDSAMLGSKSPDPYRLAQDPYRLAQDPYRLGHDPYRLGHDAYRLGQDPYRLGHDPYRLTPDPYRMSARPYRIAPRSYRIAPRPYRLAPRPLMLASRRSMMMSYAAERSMMSSYERSMMSYERSMMSPMAERSMMSAYERSMMSAYERSMMSPMAERSMMSAYERSMMSAYERSMMSPMADRSMMSMGADRSMMSSYSAADRSMMSSYSAADRSMMSSYTADRSMMSMAADSYTDSYTDTYTEAYMVPPLPPEEPPTMPPLPPEEPPMTPPLPPEEPPEGPALPTEQSALTAENTWPTEVPALPPEESVSLPEPPVSQSEISEPSAVLANYSVSASEPSMLASEAAMTVPEPPLEPESLVTSTPVESAAVAEEHEIVPERPVTYMVSETPTTSGELTVLTSEPSVMSEAAETFDSMRASGHVASEVSMSLLEAAVPIPEPSQSTVDLPAMAVSELPAVAVLEQPAGTVSEPPAMAVPEPQAEAVPDPVAVAVQDPPAEAVPEPLAFSEPEHVTVPVPVVSALEPTVPVLEPAVSVLQPNLIVSEPSICVQESTVTISEPPVTVSEPTQVIATEMVLESTPIILESNVIKGMNLLSGDQNLAPEIGMQEIPMHSDEEPYAEGHLKNDSYETENDMNIDLNINNHLIAKEMEHNTVSAASTGAVGETGEEKILPTNETKQCTVLDICPSVSETDVGGTLSSTGPLALEPDAVGTGKGLEFATASALSSVSKYDVEVSLTTQDTEHDMVISTSPSGGSEADIEGPLPAKDIHPDIPSTNNFVSKDAEGSLPMLESDQTLAVALSPKESSGEDKEVPLPTKEILSDSGFSANIDDINEADLVRPLLPKDMERLTSLRAGIEGPLLASEVERDKSAASPVVISIPERASESSSEEKDDYEIFVKVKDTHEKSKKNKNRDKGEKEKKRDSSLRSRSKRSKSSEHKSRKRTSESRSRARKRSSKSKSHRSQTRSRSRSRRRRRSSRSRSKSRGRRSVSKEKRKRSPKHRSKSRERKRKRSSSRDNRKTGRARSRTPSRRSRSHTPSRRRRSRSGGRRSFSISPSRRSRTPSRRSRTPSRRSRTPSRRSRTPSRRSRTPSRRSRTPSRRRRSRSVVRRRSFSISPVRLRRSRTPLRRRFSRSPIRRKRSRSSERGRSPKRLTDLNKAQLLEIAKANAAAMCAKAGVPLPPNLKPAPPPSIEEKVAKKSGGATIEELTEKCKQIAQSKEDDDVIVNKPHVSDEEEEEPPFYHHPFKLSEPKPIFFNLNIAAAKPTPPKSQVTLTKEFPVSSGSQHRKKEADSVYGEWVPVEKNGEENKEDDNVFSSSLPSEPVDISTAMSERALAQKRLSENAFDLEAMSMLNRAQERIDAWAQLNSIPGQFTGSTGVQVLTQEQLANTGAQAWIKKDQFLRAAPVTGGMGAVLMRKMGWKEGEGLGKNKEGNKEPILVDFKTDRKGLVAVGERAQKRSGNFSAAMKDLSGKHPVSALMEICNKRRWQPPEFLLVHDSGPDHRKHFLFRVLRNGSPYQPNCMFFLNRY
- the SON gene encoding protein SON isoform X1 — protein: MATNIEQIFRSFVVSKFREIQQELSSGRSEGQLNGETNTPVEGNQAGDAAASARSLPNEEIVQKIEEVLSGVLDTELRYKPDLKEASRKSRCVSVQTDPTDEIPTKKSKKHKKHKNKKKKKKKEKEKKYKRQPEESESKPKSHHDGNVDLESDSFLKFDSEPSEMALEHPVRVFGLSDTSESPALVLEPPVVSMEVLEPHTLEILKPATKTAELSVASTSVVSVQSEQSVAVMLEPSMTKILDSFAAAPVPTTTVVLKSSEPVVTMSVECQMKPVLKSLESTPPEPSKVMLLEPPVAKVLEPSETLVSSETPTEVHPEPSTSTTMDFPESSATEVLRLPEQPVEVPSEIADSSMTRPQEMLELPKTTALELQESSVASAMELPGPPATSMLELQGPPVTPVLELPGPSATPVPELPGPLSTPVPELLGPPATAVPELPGPSVTSVPQLSQELPGLPAPSMGLEPPQEVPEPPVMAQELPGLPVVTAAVELPGQPVVTVAMELTEQPVTTTELEQPVGMTTVEHPGQPEVTTATGLLGQPEAAMVLELPGQPVATTALELPGQSSVTGVPELPGLPSATRALELSGQPVATGALELPGQLMAAGALEFSGQSGAAGALELLGQPLATGVLELPGQPGAPELPGQPVATVALEISVQSVVTTTELSTMTVSQSLEVPSTTALESYNTVAQELPTTLVGETSVTVGVDPLMAQESHMLASNTMETHMLASNTMDSQMLASNTMDSQMLASNTMDSQMLASSTMDSQMLATSSMDSQMLATSSMDSQMLATSSMDSQMLATSSMDSQMLATSSMDSQMLATSSMDSQMLATSSMDSQMLATSSMDSQMLATSTMDSQMLATSSMDSQMLASGTMDSQMLASGTMDAQMLASGTMDAQMLASSTQDSAMLGSKSPDPYRLAQDPYRLAQDPYRLGHDPYRLGHDAYRLGQDPYRLGHDPYRLTPDPYRMSARPYRIAPRSYRIAPRPYRLAPRPLMLASRRSMMMSYAAERSMMSSYERSMMSYERSMMSPMAERSMMSAYERSMMSAYERSMMSPMAERSMMSAYERSMMSAYERSMMSPMADRSMMSMGADRSMMSSYSAADRSMMSSYSAADRSMMSSYTADRSMMSMAADSYTDSYTDTYTEAYMVPPLPPEEPPTMPPLPPEEPPMTPPLPPEEPPEGPALPTEQSALTAENTWPTEVPALPPEESVSLPEPPVSQSEISEPSAVLANYSVSASEPSMLASEAAMTVPEPPLEPESLVTSTPVESAAVAEEHEIVPERPVTYMVSETPTTSGELTVLTSEPSVMSEAAETFDSMRASGHVASEVSMSLLEAAVPIPEPSQSTVDLPAMAVSELPAVAVLEQPAGTVSEPPAMAVPEPQAEAVPDPVAVAVQDPPAEAVPEPLAFSEPEHVTVPVPVVSALEPTVPVLEPAVSVLQPNLIVSEPSICVQESTVTISEPPVTVSEPTQVIATEMVLESTPIILESNVIKGMNLLSGDQNLAPEIGMQEIPMHSDEEPYAEGHLKNDSYETENDMNIDLNINNHLIAKEMEHNTVSAASTGAVGETGEEKILPTNETKQCTVLDICPSVSETDVGGTLSSTGPLALEPDAVGTGKGLEFATASALSSVSKYDVEVSLTTQDTEHDMVISTSPSGGSEADIEGPLPAKDIHPDIPSTNNFVSKDAEGSLPMLESDQTLAVALSPKESSGEDKEVPLPTKEILSDSGFSANIDDINEADLVRPLLPKDMERLTSLRAGIEGPLLASEVERDKSAASPVVISIPERASESSSEEKDDYEIFVKVKDTHEKSKKNKNRDKGEKEKKRDSSLRSRSKRSKSSEHKSRKRTSESRSRARKRSSKSKSHRSQTRSRSRSRRRRRSSRSRSKSRGRRSVSKEKRKRSPKHRSKSRERKRKRSSSRDNRKTGRARSRTPSRRSRSHTPSRRRRSRSGGRRSFSISPSRRSRTPSRRSRTPSRRSRTPSRRSRTPSRRSRTPSRRSRTPSRRRRSRSVVRRRSFSISPVRLRRSRTPLRRRFSRSPIRRKRSRSSERGRSPKRLTDLNKAQLLEIAKANAAAMCAKAGVPLPPNLKPAPPPSIEEKVAKKSGGATIEELTEKCKQIAQSKEDDDVIVNKPHVSDEEEEEPPFYHHPFKLSEPKPIFFNLNIAAAKPTPPKSQVTLTKEFPVSSGSQHRKKEADSVYGEWVPVEKNGEENKEDDNVFSSSLPSEPVDISTAMSERALAQKRLSENAFDLEAMSMLNRAQERIDAWAQLNSIPGQFTGSTGVQVLTQEQLANTGAQAWIKKDQFLRAAPVTGGMGAVLMRKMGWKEGEGLGKNKEGNKEPILVDFKTDRKGLVAVGERAQKRSGNFSAAMKDLSGKHPVSALMEICNKRRWQPPEFLLVHDSGPDHRKHFLFRVLINGSAYQPSFASPNKKHAKATAATVVLQAMGLVPKDLMANATCFRSASRR
- the SON gene encoding protein SON isoform X5; the encoded protein is MATNIEQIFRSFVVSKFREIQQELSSGRSEGQLNGETNTPVEGNQAGDAAASARSLPNEEIVQKIEEVLSGVLDTELRYKPDLKEASRKSRCVSVQTDPTDEIPTKKSKKHKKHKNKKKKKKKEKEKKYKRQPEESESKPKSHHDGNVDLESDSFLKFDSEPSEMALEHPVRVFGLSDTSESPALVLEPPVVSMEVLEPHTLEILKPATKTAELSVASTSVVSVQSEQSVAVMLEPSMTKILDSFAAAPVPTTTVVLKSSEPVVTMSVECQMKPVLKSLESTPPEPSKVMLLEPPVAKVLEPSETLVSSETPTEVHPEPSTSTTMDFPESSATEVLRLPEQPVEVPSEIADSSMTRPQEMLELPKTTALELQESSVASAMELPGPPATSMLELQGPPVTPVLELPGPSATPVPELPGPLSTPVPELLGPPATAVPELPGPSVTSVPQLSQELPGLPAPSMGLEPPQEVPEPPVMAQELPGLPVVTAAVELPGQPVVTVAMELTEQPVTTTELEQPVGMTTVEHPGQPEVTTATGLLGQPEAAMVLELPGQPVATTALELPGQSSVTGVPELPGLPSATRALELSGQPVATGALELPGQLMAAGALEFSGQSGAAGALELLGQPLATGVLELPGQPGAPELPGQPVATVALEISVQSVVTTTELSTMTVSQSLEVPSTTALESYNTVAQELPTTLVGETSVTVGVDPLMAQESHMLASNTMETHMLASNTMDSQMLASNTMDSQMLASNTMDSQMLASSTMDSQMLATSSMDSQMLATSSMDSQMLATSSMDSQMLATSSMDSQMLATSSMDSQMLATSSMDSQMLATSSMDSQMLATSSMDSQMLATSTMDSQMLATSSMDSQMLASGTMDSQMLASGTMDAQMLASGTMDAQMLASSTQDSAMLGSKSPDPYRLAQDPYRLAQDPYRLGHDPYRLGHDAYRLGQDPYRLGHDPYRLTPDPYRMSARPYRIAPRSYRIAPRPYRLAPRPLMLASRRSMMMSYAAERSMMSSYERSMMSYERSMMSPMAERSMMSAYERSMMSAYERSMMSPMAERSMMSAYERSMMSAYERSMMSPMADRSMMSMGADRSMMSSYSAADRSMMSSYSAADRSMMSSYTADRSMMSMAADSYTDSYTDTYTEAYMVPPLPPEEPPTMPPLPPEEPPMTPPLPPEEPPEGPALPTEQSALTAENTWPTEVPALPPEESVSLPEPPVSQSEISEPSAVLANYSVSASEPSMLASEAAMTVPEPPLEPESLVTSTPVESAAVAEEHEIVPERPVTYMVSETPTTSGELTVLTSEPSVMSEAAETFDSMRASGHVASEVSMSLLEAAVPIPEPSQSTVDLPAMAVSELPAVAVLEQPAGTVSEPPAMAVPEPQAEAVPDPVAVAVQDPPAEAVPEPLAFSEPEHVTVPVPVVSALEPTVPVLEPAVSVLQPNLIVSEPSICVQESTVTISEPPVTVSEPTQVIATEMVLESTPIILESNVIKGMNLLSGDQNLAPEIGMQEIPMHSDEEPYAEGHLKNDSYETENDMNIDLNINNHLIAKEMEHNTVSAASTGAVGETGEEKILPTNETKQCTVLDICPSVSETDVGGTLSSTGPLALEPDAVGTGKGLEFATASALSSVSKYDVEVSLTTQDTEHDMVISTSPSGGSEADIEGPLPAKDIHPDIPSTNNFVSKDAEGSLPMLESDQTLAVALSPKESSGEDKEVPLPTKEILSDSGFSANIDDINEADLVRPLLPKDMERLTSLRAGIEGPLLASEVERDKSAASPVVISIPERASESSSEEKDDYEIFVKVKDTHEKSKKNKNRDKGEKEKKRDSSLRSRSKRSKSSEHKSRKRTSESRSRARKRSSKSKSHRSQTRSRSRSRRRRRSSRSRSKSRGRRSVSKEKRKRSPKHRSKSRERKRKRSSSRDNRKTGRARSRTPSRRSRSHTPSRRRRSRSGGRRSFSISPSRRSRTPSRRSRTPSRRSRTPSRRSRTPSRRSRTPSRRSRTPSRRRRSRSVVRRRSFSISPVRLRRSRTPLRRRFSRSPIRRKRSRSSERGRSPKRLTDLNKAQLLEIAKANAAAMCAKAGVPLPPNLKPAPPPSIEEKVAKKSGGATIEELTEF